Proteins from a single region of Pelodiscus sinensis isolate JC-2024 chromosome 29, ASM4963464v1, whole genome shotgun sequence:
- the STRADA gene encoding STE20-related kinase adapter protein alpha isoform X4 codes for MSSFLPDSSCYELLTIIGQGFEELMIVNLARYKPSGDYVTVRRINLEACTNEMVTFLQGELHVSKLFNHPNIVPYKATFVADNELWVVTSFMAYGSAKDLICTHFMDGMSELAIAYILQGVLKALDYIHHMGYVHRSVKASHILISVEGKVYLSGLRSNLSMINHGQRLRVVHDFPKYSIKVLPWLSPEVLQQNLQGYDAKSDIYSVGITACELANGHVPFKDMPATQMLLEKLNGTVPCLLDTTTIPAEELTMKTSRSCANSGIGEGMAVSNVRASNGESMLHPYHRTFSPHFHHFVEQCLQRNSDLRPSASTLLNHSFFKQIKRRASEALPELLRPVTPITNFEGTRPQDPSGIFGLVSSLEQLEMDDWEF; via the exons ATGAGCAGTTTTTTACCAGACAGTAGCTGTTATGAGTTGCTCACCATAATAG GCCAAGGCTTTGAGGAGCTGATGATTGTGAACCTGGCCAGGTATAAACCTTCAGGAGACTATGTCACAGTCAGAAGGATTAACCTGGAAGCCTGCACCAATGAGATGGTGACATTCTTACAG GGTGAACTTCATGTTTCCAAACTCTTCAATCATCCTAACATTGTGCCATATAAAGCGACCTTCGTAGCTGACAACGAGCTATGGGTAGTGACATCCTTCATGGCTTATG GGTCTGCGAAGGATTTGATCTGTACCCATTTCATGGATGGAATGAGTGAACTGGCGATTGCTTATATTCTCCAGGGCGTGCTGAAAGCTCTTGACTACATTCACCATATGGGCTATGTACACAG GAGTGTGAAAGCCAGCCACATCCTGATCTCTGTGGAGGGGAAGGTGTACCTCTCCGGCCTGCGTAGTAACCTAAGCATGATCAACCATGGGCAGCGGCTCAGAGTTGTCCACGACTTTCCCAAGTACAGCATCAAGGTCCTACCATGGCTCAGTCCTGAAGTCTTACAACAG AATCTCCAGGGTTATGATGCAAAATCCGACATTTACAGTGTGGGGATAACAGCCTGTGAACTGGCAAACGGACACGTTCCATTCAAGGACATGCCTGCTACTCAG ATGCTGTTGGAGAAGTTGAATGGAACTGTTCCATGCCTGCTCGACACCACCACAATCCCCGCTGAGGAGCTGACCATGAAAACCTCCCGCTCGTGTGCCAACTCCGGGATTGGGGAAGGCATGGCAGTTAGCAACGTGAGGGCATCCAATGGGGAGTCAATGCTGCACCCCTATCATCGGACCTTCTCGCCCCACTTCCATCACTTTGTAGAGCAGTGCCTGCAGCGTAACTCAGACTTGAG GCCAAGCGCAAGCACCCTGCTGAATCATTCCTTTTTCAAGCAG ATCAAACGTCGTGCATCTGAGGCACTTCCTGAACTACTGCGCCCTGTCACCCC